In one Oryza glaberrima chromosome 2, OglaRS2, whole genome shotgun sequence genomic region, the following are encoded:
- the LOC127764103 gene encoding basic leucine zipper 19: protein MAQLPPRAPSAAAAAAAAAGQEWSAMAAAGEFLGFAAARRGAHRRSASDSAAFLMEAAVPMDDVIVGVGGGGEFDRLDDEQLMSMFSDVEAPAVSDGGGGGGGERGPAGEAHLMDMGDGDDGMGATSPAGAGAMAAVAAAAAADGIADPKRVKRILANRQSAQRSRVRKLQYISELERSVTTLQMEVSALSPRVAFLDHQRSLLTVGNSHLKQRIAALAQDKIFKDAHQEALKKEIERLRQVYHQQQIKATGGADIATAASMQAKHELLACEGAAMR from the exons ATGGCGCAGTTGCCGCCGAGGgcgccgagcgcggcggcggcggcggcggcggcggcggggcaggagtggtcggcgatggcggcggcgggggagttTCTTGGgttcgcggcggcgaggaggggggcGCACAGGAGGTCGGCGAGCGACTCGGCGGCGTTCctgatggaggcggcggtgccgaTGGACGACGtcatcgtcggcgtcggcggcggcggagagttCGACCGGCTCGACGACGAGCAGCTCATGTCCATGTTCTCCGACGTCGAGGCGCCGGCGGtgtccgacggcggcggcggcggcggcggcgagagggggcCGGCCGGGGAGGCGCACCTCATGGACATGGGTGACGGGGACGACGGGATGGGggcgacctcgccggccggcgcTGGCGCAATggcggcggtcgccgccgccgccgccgcggacggcaTTGCCGACCCCAAGAGAGTCAAGAG GATTTTGGCAAACAGGCAGTCGGCGCAGCGGTCAAGGGTGAGAAAGTTGCAATACATCTCTGAGCTTGAGCGCAGCGTCACCACTCTCCAG ATGGAGGTGTCAGCACTGTCACCTCGTGTGGCCTTCCTTGATCATCAGCGGTCGCTGCTCACCGTCGGCAACAGCCATCTCAAGCAAAGAATCGCCGCCCTCGCACAAGACAAGATATTCAAAGATG CTCACCAGGAGGCTCTGAAGAAGGAGATTGAGCGGCTACGCCAAGTGTACCACCAGCAGCAGATCAAGGCCACCGGAGGCGCCGACATCGCCACGGCGGCCTCAATGCAGGCCAAGCATGAGCTGCTGGCGTGCGAGGGAGCGGCGATGCGATAG
- the LOC127764102 gene encoding T-complex protein 1 subunit gamma-like, with amino-acid sequence MALHAPVLVLKDSLKRESGTKVHHANIQAAKAVADIIRTTLGPRSMLKMLLDAAGGIVVTNDGNCILRELDLAHPAAKSMIELSRTQDEEVGDGTTSVIVLAGEMLHVAQAFIDKNYHPTVICRAYTKALDDALSVLDKIAIPVDVDDRVAMLGLVKSSIGTKFTGQFGDLIADLAIDATTTAGVDLGQGIREVDIKKYIKVEKVPGGQLEDSKVLKGVMINKDVVAPGKMRRKIVNPRIILLDCPLEYKKGENQTNAELMKEEDWQVMLQMEEEYIENLCAQILKFKPDLVITEKGLSDLAVHYLGKAGVSAIRRLRKTDNNRIAKACGAVIVNRPEELQESDVGTGAGLFEVKKFGDEFFAFIVDCKDPKACTVLLRGASKDVLNEVERNLQDAMSVARNIWKNPKLLPGGGATELTVSATLKQKSSSVEGVEKWPYEAAALAFEAIPRTLLQNCGLNVIRTMTQLQGKHANGENAWVGIDGSSGDIVDMKERKIWDSYSVKAQTFKTAIEAACMLLRIDDIVSGIKKKQAPGASSAPKQPQIEQEGDADNEQMIPE; translated from the exons ATGGCATTGCACGCGCCGGTGCTCGTGCTCA AGGATTCTTTGAAGCGGGAGTCTGGCACCAAGGTGCATCATGCCAACATCCAGGCAGCCAAG GCTGTGGCAGATATCATACGCACAACATTGGGCCCTCGGTCAATGTTGAAGATGCTTCTTGATGCTGCAGGAG GTATTGTTGTAACTAATGATGGCAATTGTATATTGCGGGAGCTAGACCTTGCACACCCAGCTGCAAAG TCTATGATTGAGCTAAGCCGCACACAGGATGAAGAAGTAGGAGATGGCACGACATCTGTTATTGTTCTTG CTGGTGAAATGCTCCATGTTGCGCAAGCATTCATCGACAAGAACTACCATCCCACCGTTATTTGTAGAG CATACACCAAAGCTCTTGACGATGCTCTATCTGTTCTTGATAAGATTGCTATTCCTGTTGACGTGGATGACC GTGTTGCAATGCTTGGTCTGGTGAAGAGTTCCATCGGTACAAAATTTACTGGTCAGTTTGGTGACCTTATTGCG GATCTTGCTATCGATGCTACCACAACAGCTGGTGTTGACCTGGGTCAAGGCATTCGTGAAGTTGATATCAAGAAGTACATCAAAGTAGAGAAGGTTCCTGGAGGCCAGCTGGAAGATTCCAAGGTTCTTAAAGGAGTTATGATCAATAAAGATGTTGTTGCTCCTGggaaaatgagaagaaaaatagTTAACCCACGCATCATTCTCCTGGATTGCCCTCTTGAATACAAGAAAGGAGAAAACCAGACCAATGCTGAGTTGATGAAAGAAGAAGATTG GCAGGTGATGCTACAGATGGAAGAGGAATATATAGAGAACCTGTGTGCACAGATTCTGAAATTCAAGCCTGATTTGGTTATAACAGAGAAAGGGTTGAGTGACCTCGCAGTCCATTATTTAGGAAAGGCTGGTGTAAGTGCAATTCGAAGGCTCAGGAAGACGGACAACAACAGGATCGCAAAGGCTTGTGGAGCAGTTATAGTGAATAGGCCAGAGGAACTTCAAGAATCTGATGTAGGAACAGGAGCTGGCCTCTTTGAGGTCAAGAAGTTTGGTGATGAGTTCTTTGCCTTCATTGTTGACTGCAAAGATCCCAAAGcatgtactgttttgttgaggGGAGCAAGCAAGGATGTCTTGAATGAGGTTGAGAGGAACTTGCAG GATGCTATGTCTGTGGCAAGGAACATTTGGAAAAACCCTAAACTGCTACCTGGAGGTGGTGCTACTGAATTAACTGTATCTGCAACATTGAAACAAAAGAGTTCTTCAGTTGAAGGTGTAGAGAAG TGGCCCTATGAAGCTGCCGCATTAGCATTTGAGGCAATTCCAAGAACTCTTTTACAGAATTGTGGCCTGAACGTTATTAGGACAATGACACAACTTCAGGGAAAG CATGCAAATGGTGAAAATGCTTGGGTTGGCATTGATGGAAGCAGTGGTGATATTGTGGATATGAAAGAGCGGAAg ATCTGGGACTCGTACAGTGTCAAGGCGCAGACATTCAAGACAGCTATTGAGGCTGCCTGCATGCTCCTGAGGATCGATGATATTGTCAGTGGCATCAAGAAGAAGCAAGCTCCTGGAGCCAGTTCAGCTCCAAAGCAACCTCAAATAGAACAAGAGGGTGATGCAGACAATGAACAGATGATCCCAGAGTAG